The stretch of DNA CGAGCGCCTGCGCTGGGCGGGGTTCACGCTCGTCGTCTTCGGGGCCGCGCTCGCGGTCACCGTCCTCGTCACCGTCCTCGTCACCGCCGTCCGCAGCCGGGCGCAGGGCCCGGCGCCGGAAGCCGGTGCGGCGCAGGCCCCCGACGACGACCGCCTGTGGCGCGGCGGCCTGCTCTACGTCAACCGGGAGGACCCCGCCCTGCTGGTCCCCAAGCGCGTCGGGGTCGGCTGGACGCTCAACGTCGGGCACCCGGTCGGGCGCGCCCTGGCGATCGGGCTGCTCGTCCTCGTCGGGGCCGGTCTCGCCCTCGCCGTCGTGGGGACCACGCTCGGCTCGTGAGCGGTCAGGACGGCTGCGCGGCCCGCACGTAGTTCGTGATGCGGGCCGTGCACAACCGCCGGCCCTCCTCGTCGGAGATGACGACCTCGTGGCTGCAGAGCGTGCGACCCAGCGAGATCGCCGTCGCGACCCCCGTCACCAGGCCGGAGCGGACCGAGCGGTGGTGCGTGGCGTTGATGTCCGTGCCGAGCGCGAGCCCGCCGGGCCACACGTGCAGGTAGGCGCCGACCGAGCCCAGCGTCTCGGCCAGGGCGCAGCTCGCACCGCCGTGCAGGAAC from Kineococcus endophyticus encodes:
- a CDS encoding hotdog fold thioesterase, with translation MTGTAPSIDEILATFAADTLVDRLGIRFLEMSPERLVATMPVEGNTQVAGFLHGGASCALAETLGSVGAYLHVWPGGLALGTDINATHHRSVRSGLVTGVATAISLGRTLCSHEVVISDEEGRRLCTARITNYVRAAQPS